AATTCAAATCAATGTCCTGACGGATTTTTTCATACAGTTGTAATAGGGAATACTTTGTATAGTATAGCCCAGGAATATAATATAAGTGTGCAAGCTATAATTGAAGCTAATCCTGGTATTCAAGCAGAAAGACTGCAAATTGGTCAACGAATTTGCATCCCTGCCGAAGCACCTCCTGAACGGCCCTGTCCTGGAACTCTTTATACAGTTCAGCCAGGAGATACTTTATTAAGCCTTGCTAGAGAATATAGCTATACTCTCGATGCACTTATCGTAGCTAATCCTGGAATCGATCCTGATGTTTTAAGGGTAGGACAACAAATTTGTCTACCTCCTGCACCAGGTGGAGGACCTTTCCCCTGTCCAGGAGGCTCAATCTATAGAATACAGCCAGGTGATACTTTATATAGTATAGCTAATAGATTTGGTATACCATTTAATGAACTCCTTGCAGCAAATCAACACCTGCCAGATCCAGATAATCTGATAGTAGGAAATCCTCTCTGTATTCCTCGTTAATTCGGGGCTTTTTTTTGATGCTTATAATTAGCCTTGTAATTTTAAAATTCCAATGATACAACACATAATACTCTCTACAAATAATATGATATTAGTTGCTTTTTTACACTTCTAAATGTTCCTGTAATAAGGAAGACAATATATAGCTATAACTTTAAAGGAAGCGTTACTTTTTATTTTTAAGGTCATATATATTGTTCATGTATTCCCAATATAATACCTTCACTGCATAATTAGGAATTTTTAATATAACTTTATTTGCTACTGCCTCATCTATTGTAATTCTTTATAATTAAATATAGTTCTATCAACAGCGGTAATAGTCTTTATCTTTCCCTTATCCAAACTATATAAAGAGATAAGAGCACCCAGTACCTCCAAGATATCTGCCATCACTACTCTAATTTAAAACATAATCTTCAAATCCTGATTAATTTCTTCAATATCAAAGTCTTGATATCCCTGCTTTTCTCCCCATTCCAGCAGAAATTGATGTTCAGGGTGATTACTATCTGCAATAATCTTAAGGAATTCTTCAAAACCACCTTCTCCACCAACATCCTCAGGAGGTGTATTTCCTTTACCATCAAAACATATAGGATAATTCTTATCATAATCGTCTATAATTTCTTGAATTTCAATCGAATGCTCCCAATCATCACCATAATCATATATATACTTAATCTTAGCAGGCAAATATTCTGATAATTTTATGCCCTTTTCTAACTTCATCTCATAATCATTTAGATCCTGATAATCCAGATCTTCTTCAGAACTGACTAAATTAATAATGGGTTTAAGACTAAGATCATAATCATCTGAGTAATAAATTAATGATTCTTTTTTTACAGCATTATCATAAATATAGAACTCATGCAAATGATAATCTTGCCATTCAAAAGCTATCTGTAAAATCTGATGCAATTTAGAAAATGATATATTAGTGGGAATAATTAACTTACGCCAGACATTATAATTTTCTAGTTCCAGTGTTACTTTTATTACAGCAGCCTTAGAAGTAAATACTTTTTCCCCTGTTAAATTTCTCAGATCCTGATACATCTCTTTATTGGGATATATATAATCACCCTGACGATCACCTACTATATACCGACTAATTTTCTGACTTAATTCTCCTTGATAAATAGTTCTTTCATCTAGTAAATCAAGATAATAATGAACGTTTTTACAGGATTCATTCATCCTAGAAATCATTGAACGATTCTTAGTTTTCGTATAAGTAATTTCTGAGGCAGAATTGATAAATTGATCAATGATTTCTTCTTTTATACACTCCTGCTGAAAAGTTTTCCTGATAGAGCTAATAATATGTTCATCAAAGTTTTTAAAATCCTTTGCTTTTAGTCCATAAAGAACAATAGAATATCTGTTTTTATCATTTACAAATACAAGAACTTTTCTGCGATTAATAGTTAGAAGGTTAGCATGCCAGGAAAATAAGGGGTCTTCCTCTACTCCCATATCAGGTTTTATTTTTAGTTGATCTAACAATTTCTTTGTACATTGTATAATCATAGTAAACTCCTTCTGTTTTTAATTCATTATACAATTATAGAGGGTTAAAGACAAGTTATCAGTATATAATCTTAAAAAATATCTCCTTTATAACACCACGAAGATTATATGCCAGATCTTTATGCAGAAACTCCTTACTCTCAACATCCTTCTACTCCACTGTCTTAATACTAATTCAGGGATAGTTCTGGCTTTCTGTATCTAAAAAGACTTACAAAAATTATATAGGAAGTATCTCTAATACCTCTTTTTCTAATAACCATTGATGCCATGAACGAGTACTATTACCCCAATCAATAATAAGTCTATCTTCCAGATCTGAAAGTTTGTTTTCTCGTTTAAGATAATACTTATAATAGGGACCTTCTCCCCATGATTCATATTCTTTTATAAAGTTAATACATTCAGGCAATTCATTTACTTCATCTATTGCGTAAACCTTATATAAGCCTTTTAACAATGATTTAGAACCTTCTAAATTTGTGAAAGTCACAATATAATCACAATCTCTAAATATGTTTTGCTTTTGATAAGATTGATATAATTCAAAATCTCCGTTTTCTATAATCCTTTTAATATAATCCCTATTTACTACATGCCTGACTAATTTAATATTCTTTTCTCCCAATCCCCTAATATCAATTATTTCTTTAAATAACACTTTATCACATCCTTTTATATTTTTTTTCTTTTATCATGTAGCTTAGCTCATTTTCAATTTCTTTAATTTCTTTAGATTCTCCTGTATCTACTTTTTCTGCTCCTTCTATTCCTATAATATTAGCAGAAGAATTAGCTTCGTTTTTGTCATTTTGCATTAATTCCTCATGTTGCTTTATAATAGATTCTCTATACTCAATTTGTTTTATATATATTCTAGGTAAAGGATGGTAATAATGAGGTTCGTTTTTTCCTTTAAGACCTAAGTGCTGAAAAGACTCTTCCTTAATAAATTTTAACCAGTATTCTTTTAACTTATCTAACTTTTTATTATCTTTACAGCCCCATCCAATCAATAACCACGGGATATTTTCCGAATTAACTTTACAATCCTCAAAGTCTTTATGTAATAATTCATAGTCAAGAGTTTCATTATTTGAAATTTGTAATGTTTTATCCATATTGGGATTTCTTAATGTCAATATATTATAAATAATAAATTTACCCAACAATCTCCCGGAATAACTTTCCTGTAATATCTTCTCTAATTGTTCCATAGCTTTATCTTTCGTTACTTCTCTATGCAAAAATTTGTAATCTGTTTCCTGTTCTAATTTTCTCTGGAGTTTTTTTCCTTTCAATGTAGATGATCCAGGATTACATAATACACAGGCCCCAATAATATCATCTGACTCACCAAATTGCATATATGTATCTGTTCTATAAATATAACCATCTTTCTTTATAAATGTTCCATAAACTTTAGCTTCCATTATAATTAATTTCATCTCTGTAAGATGCTAAATCTACTAAAGGATTACCTAAGGCAGTCATTTTATCACCTAAAGTTTCAAGCACTTCACATATAGACTCAGGTAATGAATTTAACATCTTGGCCAGTGCCATATCTAAATCGTTTTTATAAGGGAAGTTCTCGACTTTAAAAGCCCGAGCTGCCATTGCTAGTGCTACAGCCTCATCTCTAGTAAAAGAGGGAGGATTAAATGAGAATGTATCTAAAACAGCATATGTTTTTTTAGATGAATCATAATATAAAGGCATAATCCTTTCCAGGATCTCTCTGTCCCGATGAAATGTTCTTTCCGATACCTGAAAGTAATCTGCAAGATCAGAAGCAGTCCATTTCTTATGTGTACTTTCCAGCAAAGTAATCATTTTAATTAGTCTATATAGTCTTGATAGTCTTTGATTTTCTTCCATATTTTATCACCCAATTAATAATTCTACAGAGCTAGTTAAATACCTTTTATTAATCCTAACTATTTCGGATAATTATAGCACCAAAATGAC
The genomic region above belongs to Halanaerobiaceae bacterium ANBcell28 and contains:
- a CDS encoding LysM peptidoglycan-binding domain-containing protein, which codes for MTNSNQCPDGFFHTVVIGNTLYSIAQEYNISVQAIIEANPGIQAERLQIGQRICIPAEAPPERPCPGTLYTVQPGDTLLSLAREYSYTLDALIVANPGIDPDVLRVGQQICLPPAPGGGPFPCPGGSIYRIQPGDTLYSIANRFGIPFNELLAANQHLPDPDNLIVGNPLCIPR
- a CDS encoding plasmid pRiA4b ORF-3 family protein, with protein sequence MIIQCTKKLLDQLKIKPDMGVEEDPLFSWHANLLTINRRKVLVFVNDKNRYSIVLYGLKAKDFKNFDEHIISSIRKTFQQECIKEEIIDQFINSASEITYTKTKNRSMISRMNESCKNVHYYLDLLDERTIYQGELSQKISRYIVGDRQGDYIYPNKEMYQDLRNLTGEKVFTSKAAVIKVTLELENYNVWRKLIIPTNISFSKLHQILQIAFEWQDYHLHEFYIYDNAVKKESLIYYSDDYDLSLKPIINLVSSEEDLDYQDLNDYEMKLEKGIKLSEYLPAKIKYIYDYGDDWEHSIEIQEIIDDYDKNYPICFDGKGNTPPEDVGGEGGFEEFLKIIADSNHPEHQFLLEWGEKQGYQDFDIEEINQDLKIMF
- a CDS encoding HTH domain-containing protein, producing the protein MEENQRLSRLYRLIKMITLLESTHKKWTASDLADYFQVSERTFHRDREILERIMPLYYDSSKKTYAVLDTFSFNPPSFTRDEAVALAMAARAFKVENFPYKNDLDMALAKMLNSLPESICEVLETLGDKMTALGNPLVDLASYRDEINYNGS